The nucleotide window ATACTCGTATCATAATAGCAGTTGTTTtggtgtccttagtgtccctttaacaagaaaGTATGAACTATGAGGGTTCTTGATTACCTTAAAAAGAAATCAAATTTTTCCTGACATATTTACAGCTTTGTGATATAAATAGAGACTCCAAATGTTTGTGTAATGGCAAGGATGTACAACGCATAGCCATAGTACAAAAAGTACTGAAAAGATTATGCCCTACAGTAATGATTTTCAGTGGAAGTGGATCCCTGGAACTTTTTAAAGCAATGTACGATTAAAGTGAAATCTTGCATTACCATCAAATATAGCATTTGCTTAGCTGGTAAGGACGAGAAAAGCAAAAAAGCTGCTCCCAGCAATCTAATACTGTAACCGTCAATACAACAAACACTGCAAAGAGACACTAGCTGTCACAAAGTAATTATAGGGATATCAAATGATACTCTATTAAACTTGTCAGACTAACACCAAGATGTCAGATCATAGTCGATTTTATCATGATTTAGAAGTAAAGCTACTAAGCATAAGGTAGCGTTAAATTTCAGGGTTGCATAGAGCAGAGGGTGATTTTCATAAAAGATCTTTCTTAATGGCTTCAGTGTTCACCTTAGAAGTAACACTGATTATTAATACATATTAACAAATTAACACGAAGCTCACTGTAAGGACGGCTAGAATATTGTATTTTTAGATAGCTGTAAGATTAACCTTAAAAATGTGGAGTCAAATTATGAACAGGGGCACGTCAGGGGTCTTAATCAAGTCACAGAGACTGGACTTGGAGTAATTATCAATGGCTAATGCAAGTGATACGTTAAAGGTTGAAGGGTGGGAGGACATTAACTCATTGTTCATTTGGAATATAAAGGTTAAGGTTTTCAAATAACTGGAAGATAGGACTCAATTTGGAAGACCCGCACAATTGCAACTTTCTCAGTTTCAGTTTATAACCTGTAAACAATGCAAAACATTCTGCATCTTGACCCATCAgtcgaacaaaaaaaaaaaagaaaaaaaaaagaatttaaaagcgAGGTCTTCATGTATGACCAATTATTTGGGAGTAATTACATGGCACACGGTGGCTGCCATTTCACATAGCTGAAACTTAATGACAGATACCTCAACCGATCAACAGCAGAGAGAAGCTGAGGGGGAATCCTTAAGTATTTAATCCTTTACTTTGCTAATGTAGTCAGCTATCTTAGAAATGCCCTCTTCGTGCTGTTCCAGAGCCTCAATGACGATTCCCATTGGGGTCTTCTTCAGACCAATTTCCTCCATTTTGTTTTCTACTTTGTTCTTCATGTTACGAAGCCTGAGCGAAGCATGGATAAACATCActggaggaaaaaataaataaaaaagacgcATACACTGGTTAGTGCATTGATTTGTCCTAAAAGCGTCTGCAATCAAAAGTTCTTTTccgttttttacatatatatgataATTTAGGTAAATAAATAcacgtgtatgtatgtatgtatgtatgtatatatatatatatatatatacacacacatgcaccctctTATTTGTATCTGTTGCACATCAAACAGAAGATGACTGATATATGTTTATACTGATTTCAGTGTCTACATGGCAATATGTGTCTAAAAAATTTGTATGTCTACAAACGTGTTTTTGTATTGCGCATGTCAAGCATGCATCTGAGGTTGTATCTGTGTGCATATCTGACAGCATATGCCAACGGGTCCCCCAAAATGGTTTTGTAAGGGGCCCAGCGATTTCTAATGGAAGCTCTGTCCATCATTAAACCGACATGCACAGCATAAGGTGTCAGAGATCTGTGCATCCCTGAGACAGATCTATTTATGAAAATCTATTCCCACCAAGGACCTGCATATGGATCTTGAGCACCTATTGGTATACACCTCCAGAGACACCATAGATACACATCATAGTCTGCAACTGGTTTACCCAAGATACTTCAGTCTCCTGGGTAATATCCCTGTGGATACTCAGGGCATGGAGAATATTAAGATTACAGACTGTTagcccaagcacacacacacacaatccgaAACAAAAACTAGCCAACTAAAGATACATTTTTACTTACATAGCAAAGGAAAAGTGATTCCAAACACAAACACCATGACTCCCCCGAACAGAGATATGACAAAGTAGCTTGCCAACATGATAGAGAGAACAAACAGAGTGGGGAACCTTTTCTTAAATTTACGAATAATATCTTTGTTGTGTGATGACCAGACAAATCCCAAGAACACCAGAACCACGACGGTTGCACCAAGAACCATATTTAGTGGACTCAGAAatctagaagaagaaaaaaaaaaaaaagattacgtCAAGTTACAATAAAATACCAATCATTAATTGATTCCACAATATAAGGAATAGGCTTTTAATATGAGTTATGAGTTAACTAAATTGCATATAAACATAAAACATCattatgttaaaggaacagtgtGGGCACCCTAACCACCTCCAATGATGAAACAGCAGAGGCATGTTCTCTTTATGCCATGCCAGGAGTAGCGGGGGCAGTGATAGGCTGATAGTGTCACATGGATAATCTCAACCATTCCCTGAGAGACTGAAGCATAGCTTCCGCTATATTGTCATTGGAGGCAGGGTTTCAGGCTGCCGAAACTTTTTAGAAAAGCCCACGGACTtcgtgcaccataaccacttcaatatgttgaaatggttatggtgcctacagtgttcctttaatatttgacCCACACACAAGTTCATTTAATATTCTGACccactttatttttaatacaatgcCATTAAACCCTTCACATTAAGAATTGTGAGATTTCAGAAATATGTCTAcaacacaaataagaaaaatTAAGTAAGATGGCATGttagaaagaaaatataaacatttctAAGCTACTAAACAGAGAGAAtctgtataattttaaaatatttttctataaaaTTATCAATGTCAAATATTCTTTTAATCTTTGTAAAATTTCGAACTGCTTAAAATTCAAACTTCAGCAATAAactgtttaatattttaatgtgcaAGCTTTTTAATCATAAACAGGAAAAATAACCACAATGGCACATTTGAAAAGGATGCCCCTCCAATGACCAGAAACAGAAATCCCTTGAGACTGAATACCTATTTCTCATTTCCATATTTATTCTCCACCTGCCCTAGCCAGTCACGCGCTCACTCTATCGCAACCCGATGAAAACCTGGCCGGCGTGATTAGCAGCGTGCAGCATATTTTAAGTGGGTTTCAGTAAGCTCAGTCTATATTTAGACCACAAAGAACATTTTCTTCAGCTTGGAAAAAGTGAACAATTTGTGAGCTgtggaaacaaaatgttaacAGATGTGCGAATACTAACCAACACCCTCTTCCAACGGAAAACATCACAAGCAAGTTCAAATGTGTAAAGACAAAAGACACATTAGGACTTTTATAAATATACTATGAACAACATGTGAAACAGTACAGTTACAGTAATTAaagggtcaccagaacaactacagcttattgaatttgttctggtgaataaaatcattcccttcaggctttttgcagtaaacactgtcttttcagagaaaatgcagtgtttacattacagcctagtgataacttcactggtcactactcagatggctgctagaggtgcttcctgtggcagtgctgcatattgtgcagtactgctattcagtgtctccaccctctgcatgcagaccctgaactttcctcatagaaatgcattgatttaattaatcaatatgaggagatgctaattggccagggctgtgtttggcttaagctggctctgcccctgatctgcctagttgaaagcctcagccaatcctatatggaagcattgtgattggctcaggccactacttctgatgatgtcagcagacagcaggcagtttCAGAGGCAGacggggcagaggcagcagctgcagattttaatacaagtaagattttactatatttagggaggcatgagggagccagatgggctagatggtggttttaacaatatagggtcaggaatacatgtttgtgttccagaccctacagtgttccttttaagctttccagcaatttgagctacaatgGCTCTTCTGTGTGAGCaaacagacaggctagccttcccTCCCCACATGGGTCATTGCCAGTTCAATGGTTATCCTTCCTTGCACTACctttggtagatactaaccactgcattctGGAAACACACCACAATTCTGGATGTTTTGGAGATGCCcttacccagttgtctagccatcactatttggtgccttgtcaaagttactcagatctttttgctagcccttttttcctgcttccaacatataAGAattaagaactgactgttcacttgttaATATACATTATCATCCACAGGTGTCATTGTGATGATATAATCGgttattcacttcacttgtcacTGGTTTAAACGCTGGTAGTTTTGACACATAttttatacatgtttgtgttcctgaccctatagcgttcctttaagatTGGTTATAGTAACTAAGGAGATTACATCTCAAAAGTAAATTGACTTTGACTTAAAAGGAGGGAAGATATTATCAAACAtggacatttaattaaaaaaaaattcaattgttGTGGCACAttaaaggaatacaaagctgtattcctggcactgtagctcccCCAGTCTCGCCTCACTCATGCACCCCGCCCGGTTGAATAAAGGGCATTTATTTAATCACCTGTTCCAAGCGCCTGTGTCCTGGCTCCTCCCCCTCAAATGGcctgcgcgcattagaccttcccataggaaagcattaaatcaatgcttaaCTATAGGTCACCTGCTGGCATACGCATCAGCTCCCCAACGATCCTATAGGAGGATGGAGTACTGGATTGGACCATTGCAGAGGAGGTCATGCCTCCATGATGTTTGTGGGAGGAAGAGAGGTAAGATGGCaagtaaaaaacacacaaactaattttaataaaatgtattggggGAACCTCTATAAATAGGCACAGGGAtattaaagcattaggaatataggTGTGATTCACAATGCTTTAGTTCCTTTAATATCAAACCATTTAAGCCAGTGGTTTTTCTCAGTAATTCTTTGCTCTTTGCCGACAGATCGTAATTATATCTAAAGACTGCAAACACATAAAAGCCGAGACCATTATTCATCTTTCACAAAATGAGATAGTTGGAATAATAGTCAGATAACAGGAAGTACTCACTGAGCAACTCTCAAACAGAGTTGTCCATTTGACAGCCAGATGGTGAAGCATGATCAGTCACATCATATAGCTGGACTTTAGAGTGTTAATACGGCTCCAAAAGCCAATGGTGTGAAGATTTACACCACTCTAGTAGAGGACTAGCATTTCTCAGGATTATAGAAGGCTTGTATAAGCTGTTCTACCATGAAAATGCATTCTCTTaaagcaaaataatatttttttgcattatttttgttTCCAACTTGGTAGTGGGTGCCATGAACAATGACAAattacatttacatgtttccacaCACAGTGGTCCTTCGGCTTTTCCACTTCACAATAACAGCTCTTACAGAGAAAGGATGGAAATGTTGAATAATGCTTGCTGGCAATGTGGCACCCTATGACGGTGCCACAGTAGAAGCAATGTGGCACCCTATGACGGTGCCACAGTAGAAGTGTGTGGAAATGTGTACGGACCATTGTGTTATCAATGTGGCTATGGCCAGAATAACGATGTCTGCttgcttttaaaaaacaaacaacaatggGTGTGTTTGCTATATCTAAATATAGTGATGGAAAGGGATGCGAACATAGATTTGGGTGGCAGAGTGGGAGGAGGCCTGCGGAGATGACTGCAGCTTCTATCTATATCATGACTGGAAGTGAACAGACTACGGGGGGAAAATCATGATACGGTTCAGATAGTATCTACATCAGCTCATTGGGTTTATTTTTTCCTCAGTTGTAAATCAAATGTGTCAGCTCCTACCATaacattcttatgtaattttcctACGCATGACAATTGTAACAAAAGGGTGGATCTTAAGGCAAACTCAACTTCCTTTGTCAAGCTTGCCTTAAACGGACACTCAAGATCCCTAAACAAgttcagcttgctgaaaagctttatgtgcgaagagagtgtcctctttttcattttgcaaaaagtgcagatttcaataaaaatgtacacttctataaattaacctggttacatcccTTTGGCTTTCAAtcagccctgttacttcctgactTAATTAGcaaagtggagctaaactcaagaggcagcaattgcccaaagcacctgtcttgcaaagacttctcatctgTTTTGTACAGTATAAAACTGCATATCAAAACAACTCCATTATTCATAAGCGAGGATGTTGGAAGGTCACAAAGCACTgaagggtaaaaaaaaagttatgtttttttttttttttttaaaacccttaaccccttaaggacacatgacatgtgtgacatgtcatgattcccttttattccagaagtttggtccttaaggggttaaggacggtgcgtgctatgccgtccttggggacccggctctcaACACCGGCGGGTGGCATAGCACGACCACgcatatatttttaaagaatattttaaaataaattttattaattacaatttgtgggacctgcctgataacccaggcagaaagtccagcaaatgtaatttgctagcactatatttaatccTTTAACTTACCAAGAatccatgaaacctgtacatagggggtactgttttattcgggagacttcgctgaacacaaatattagtgtttcataacagtaaaatgtattttaatgatatcagtgaaagtgacatttcacCCCCCTTCTAAAACACTCAAGAGATATGTGTTTAAATTCACTTAGCTATATACCTCTAGCTATTTTTAGCACCTGATCCTACATGGAAGCTTTAATTACCAACCTCCCCCCTATAATGAACTGACCACGCAGATACTGCCCTGCTGAACATATCCATATGGATGCTGGTTCTACACTGCAAGTCGACAGCTCCTTTAAATACCAAAAATAACTTTGTATTTcagcattgtttgtttttttactaaacaTGCATTAGACTGCAATAAAAACTATGGATTTTGCAACCAATCAATTGTATTGTACCTTTTTGACACAAAGTCCAGAACCAGTAACTAAAATAATTTGTACTTGTTAATATAAGTGGTCACAGCTAAACATATACCGCTGCTCAGATCTTGAGAAAGTTTTTTGATAGCTAGAAAACGAAAAATGTAGACTGATCACCTCGGCTGGAGCCTTTATCACTTAAAATTTAGaaccattttaaaagaaaatggcagTGGAGCACTTTGTCTGCAGTGGCCAAATTGTGTATtcatagttattttttatttactgactgattgctaaatacattaaattgTAGTTTAA belongs to Pelobates fuscus isolate aPelFus1 chromosome 7, aPelFus1.pri, whole genome shotgun sequence and includes:
- the ARL6IP5 gene encoding PRA1 family protein 3, with the translated sequence MDVRLAPLRPWDDFFPGTDRFSRPDFKDISKWNNRVVNNLLYYQTNYLALAAVVISLVGFLSPLNMVLGATVVVLVFLGFVWSSHNKDIIRKFKKRFPTLFVLSIMLASYFVISLFGGVMVFVFGITFPLLLMFIHASLRLRNMKNKVENKMEEIGLKKTPMGIVIEALEQHEEGISKIADYISKVKD